A section of the Metabacillus endolithicus genome encodes:
- a CDS encoding DNA-formamidopyrimidine glycosylase family protein, whose amino-acid sequence MPELPEMENYKRIFEQKLIGRKIEAVEVTREKTINKPVVEFVGAVQGKTLVAVERRAKHLIFKLNSGENLLVHLMLGGLMYIGSEQDSPDRTKQVTISFGNDLLFFIGIAFRISSSIIK is encoded by the coding sequence TTGCCTGAGTTACCTGAAATGGAAAATTATAAACGTATTTTCGAACAAAAGCTTATTGGAAGAAAAATTGAAGCGGTTGAAGTTACAAGAGAAAAAACAATCAATAAGCCTGTTGTAGAATTTGTTGGTGCTGTTCAGGGGAAAACATTAGTAGCAGTGGAACGGCGGGCAAAGCATTTGATATTCAAGCTGAATTCAGGAGAAAATCTATTAGTACATTTGATGCTTGGAGGTCTCATGTACATTGGAAGTGAGCAGGATAGTCCAGATCGCACAAAGCAGGTCACCATTTCTTTCGGAAATGATTTATTATTTTTTATCGGGATTGCGTTTAGGATATCTTCATCTATTATCAAATGA